The DNA sequence GCGGCCTTCCCGCATTTCGATCATGGCGGCATGGTTCCGCAGACAGGTGCCGGGAGAATCGGCATAGCCGGGATATTCGGCCTTGACCCGATCCCAGTTTTTGGCCATGTAGTCTTCGTTATAAGCATTGGTGGCCTGGGCTTTGAAGAACAGGAACCAGGCGCCAACCGGACCGTAGCCGTCTTTAAAGCGGGCGGGCACGAAACGGTTTTCCATCAGAACCATCTTGGCGCCGATTTCGGCCGGCATGGCATAGGTGGAGCCAGCGTTCCAAACCGGATACCAGGCACGACCCTGACCTTCACCCACGGACCGGGGCCGGAAGACGTTGACCACGCCGCCGCAGGCGATAATCATAGCTTTACATTTGAAAACATAGGTTTTGTGTTCCCGGACGCTGAAGCCGACGGCGCCGCAGACCCGGTTGCTGTTATTCTTGTCGGTCAACAGTTTGACGATGAAGACACGCTCATAGATGTTATCCATCCCCAAGGCGTTTTTGGCGGCTTCGGCCACGATCACCTTGTAGGATTCACCGTTGATCATACATTGCCAACGACCGGAACGGCAGCATTTGCCACCGTCTTTCAGGAGGGGCAGACCTTCATCACGGGCGGCCTGACCATCAACGGTGTGGCCTTCGTTGTCTTTTTGCCAAATGGGGAGGCCCCAATCCTGGAAGTCATGCACGGTTTGGTCGACATGGCAACCCATGGAGTGGACCAGGTCTTCCCGAATGATGCCCATGAGGTCGGTGCGGACCATTTTTACATAATCGTCGACTTTATTTTCCGCACCAACGTAGGTATTGATAGCGGACAGACCCATAGCCACCGCGCCGGAGCGATCCAAAGCGGCCTTATCTACCAAAACGGTCTTCAAGCCGGTGGCTTTCGCCCAAGCTGCAGCTTCAACCGCGGCACCGGTGCAGGCCATGCCACCGCCCACCAGCAGCAGGTCGGTTTCTATAGTGACCACTTCCGGTTTCGCACAAAAAGACCATTTACAAAATTCTCTTTCCAGAGCCATATCTCAAAATCCTCCTTATTGTATTCCCTGATAGATAGACTTACTCGGTGCGGGCCGGGCCACTAAAGAAACCGGGTTTCTTCAGATCGGCCACATCGCTGGGCAGGGTCTTGCCCTTAAAACAATCAATGGAACCTTCAGCCGTGGTCCGGATGGGGAACTTGAACCGCTTCACGGTCTTGCCATCCCGGAACTTAATGGTCCACATAATGGAGTCGGTGCCGCGCAACGGAATGGTGCTGGAGCCCAAAGGCATGATATCAGCGTAATGGCGGACTTCAATGGCCTGCTGGGGGCAGATTTTAACGCAGTTATAGCATTCCCAGCACTGGTCCGGCTCCTGGTTGTAAGCCTTCTTGATCTCGGCATTCAAGACCATCAGGTCGTTGGGGCAGATGTACTGACAAGCGGTCTTGTCTAACGCTTTACAACCGTCACATTTTTCAGCAATTACAAAACTGGGCATTAGTTATACCTCCTAAGGATTGTATCGTTTCTTAGTGTGTTGATTACTGCACTTGCACGGGGAAAGACAAATGAGTTGCCCGCTTCACCTCCTTTCCCACTTGAAAAACTAGATATATTAGTATGGCGTCAGACCCGGCGCCAGGCAACTCCCGGGCTCGACCTGATGCGGCCAAGCCCGGTTGCCAGCATCTTACTACTTTTTCGTCTCTTCGCCAGTGGCGAACTTGTGGACCTTAATTTCGACCTTTTCGGTCAGGGTTTCATAGTACTTCCGCAAGACCTTCAAAACCTCGGGGCGGCTGAAATGATCCGGCACGTCCAACCCCTCGGAAAGCATCTTGCGCAACATCGTGCCAGAAAGCAACAGCCGGTCTTCCTTGCCATGCGGACAGGTGCGCATCGAGGCCATGCCGTCGCACTTGTGGCAGTAGAAGGTCCAGTCAATCTTCAGAGGTTTGAGCTCCAGGGCATTCGGGGGAATAGTGTCAAAGATTTTCTGGGCATCGAAAGGACCATAGTATTCGCCCACACCGGCGTGGTCGCGGCCGACGATGAGGTGGGAGCAGCCAAAGTTCTGCCGGAAGACGGCGTGCAACAGGGCCTCCCGGGGACCGGCATAACGCATATCCAAGGGATAACCGGCCTGGATAACAGTGTCTTTGACAAAATAATACTCGGCCAGGGTATTGATGGCTTCAACCCGAACCTCCGCCGGGATGTCGCCGGGTTTGAGTTTACCTAAAAGCTGGTGAATCAGAACGCCGTCGCAGACTTCGATGGCGATCTTGGCCAAGTATTCATGGGAACGGTGCATCGGGTTGCGGAGCTGCAGTGCAGCTACCGTGCTCCAGCCTTTCTGCTCAAAAATCCGCCGGGTTTCTTCCGGCCGCATGTAGACGTCTTTGTAGTCCCGCGGGAAGGGGCCTTCACTCCAAACCTTCACCGGCCCGGCCAGGTTGACTTCCTCCTGGTTCATGACCATCTGAACGCCGGGATGCTCCATCTCATCGGTCTTAAAAACCTGTCTGCACTCCCACTTCTTGTCGATGGTGTATTTTTCGGTGACCTTCATGGTCCCCATCATTTCCTCGGTCTCTTTGTCAACCAAGAGAACCTCTTCACCGATCTTGATGCTGTCGGCCTTGCCCTTGGTAGTGGACAGGGTGATGGGGATGGGCCAGAAGACGCCGTCCGGCAGGGTCATCTGATCCGAGCAGGAACCCTTCCATTCGGCCTCATTCATGAAGCCGTCCAGGGGGGTGAAGCCGCCGATGCCAAGCATGATAAGATCGGCCGTTTCCCGAGAGTTCATGGTAACGGCAGTCAAAGTCTTAGCGCGGGCTTTATCTTCTTCCAGAGCCTTGCCGGTCAACAGCAGGGGTTTGAGTTTCTTTTCTTTACCGTGAGGGTTTACCAACGCCATTGAAAACTTCCTCCTCAATATGGTTTCTTTATCTATTGAATCTTAAACCCATAAGGAACAATATGTTTCTCGGGCTCCAATAATAGCTAGCTATTTTGCTTGATTTCTGAGCGCTAATTGTGGCTATCTGATCCGCCGCGCCACCCTTCCGGCTCCGGCGCCAATAACTAGGGTCGTGAATGGCCGCCGCTTACACGGCGCTTTGCTCGTGAATAATAGCACGATCTCTTTATATAGCAGATATTCATACCCTGTCAAGAAAATTCTTTTGATAAAAAATTGTTGGCAGTAAAATTGGCCGGAGCAAGCGTTAGGGGCTGCGGCAGTTTTCTCGGTCAGAAGTATAACTGTATGGCCTTACTGCAAAATATGCGCGGTTAGGCTGAATGCCCGCCATTCTCTGTATCCCTCCGGTGCCAAAAGACACTTGGTTACTTTGTGTACCACCTTCATCTGCATGTATCCCGAAAGTTGCAGATCGACAGGAGGATTGAGTGATCAAAGGAGGCTCTGGCAGAATAGCCGTTTTGGCCGTTGTGGATGCCGGGGAGGGTCTCTATCTCACGATTTTTTAATATATTGGTATTCTAAGAATGGCTTAATGAAGGAGAAAGAGAAATTTGCCTGAGCCCCAAGCGAAAAAGTGTTCCCCCCTCTCACGAGATAATCGCCTCATGATAAAATCTTAAAGCAACGCTCATGCCAGTGGGCAAGGCGACTGCAGATCGGCTAACTGATTGCAACTAAAGATAATCGACACAATCTGGCACCCCTCTGACGGGTGAGGCGACCCGATAAGTGTCAGAAATTTTAGCGGTGCGACAAATTTTCTGACTAATTGCCATTGTCTAGCGGCAATCTGCGAGCTCTGCAAATGGTTTCCTGGTGGGAGAGGCATTCCAGTCCGTATCGGACTTAATTTTTGACCAACAACCGCAAACCATATTTTCTTGGTAGCTTAGTCAGATTATTTCAAGCAACTCAGGCATACCGGGCGGTGTGCTGAAGAAAAAGTTTGCTTGAGTCGAAATTTAGAATAAATTAATGTATCTTTCTGCCAAAGAAGTGCAAAATTGTCCGTTAAGGAGGATAACATGGCCGACTCTTACAGAATTCTCTTAGGTGAAAATGAGCTTCCCCAACAATGGTATAACGTCCAACCCGATTTACCCAGACCGCTGCCGCCGTATCTCCATCCGGCGACGGGGAAACCGGTTACTCCGGACGATATGTTGCCCATTTTCCCTATGGAGCTTATCTTACAGGAGGTGAGCCAGGAACGTTGGATCGAAATTCCTGATGAAGTATTAGACATTTATCGACTCTGGCGGCCATCGCCCCTGCATCGGGCCCGGCGTCTGGAAAAACTTCTGAAAACCCCGGCACGCATCTATTTCAAGAACGAATCGGTGAGCCCGGCCGGCAGCCACAAACCCAATACTGCCGTACCCCAGGCCTATTACAACAAAATGGCCGGGGTAACCCGCTTGGCTACCGAGACCGGCGCCGGACAATGGGGTTCGGCCCTGTCCTTCGCCTGCAATGCCTTCGGTCTGGGCTGCACCGTTTACATGGTTAAGGTCAGCTACCAACAGAAACCATACCGTCGTTCCATGATGCAGATCTGGGGTTCCGAGGTGTATCCTTCCCCCACTGACCGCACTGACTCCGGCCGCGCTATTTTGGCTCAAGATCCCGAATCTCCTGGGAGCTTAGGTATTGCCATCTCCGAAGCGGTAGAAGACGCAGTCAAGCATGAAGATACTAAATACGCTTTGGGAAGCGTGTTGAACCATGTGCTGGTACACCAGTCCATTGTTGGCCTGGAGACCAAAAAACAACTGCAGTTGGCCGGTGAAAAAGCCGATGTGTTGGTAGGCTGCGTTGGCGGCGGCAGCAATTTTGCCGGTTTTTGCTTTCCCTTTGTGCCGGACAAGTTGAAGGGGGATAATATCCGCATGGTGGCGGTGGAGCCGACCTCATGCCCGACGTTTACCAAGGGTGCCTACATGTATGATTTCGGCGACACCGCCGGTCTGACGCCCCTGATGTTGATGTATACCCTGGGACACAGCTTTGTGCCCCCCGGAATTCATGCCGGCGGCCTGCGCTACCACGGCGACGCCCCGCTGCTCAGCCTGCTGGTTCATGAGAAAGTCATCGAAGCCAGAGCTTACCCGCAGAATCCGGTGTTCGAGGCCGCCATCGCCTTTGCCCGGACAGAAGGCATC is a window from the Desulfobacca acetoxidans DSM 11109 genome containing:
- the aprB gene encoding adenylyl-sulfate reductase subunit beta is translated as MPSFVIAEKCDGCKALDKTACQYICPNDLMVLNAEIKKAYNQEPDQCWECYNCVKICPQQAIEVRHYADIMPLGSSTIPLRGTDSIMWTIKFRDGKTVKRFKFPIRTTAEGSIDCFKGKTLPSDVADLKKPGFFSGPARTE
- the aprA gene encoding adenylyl-sulfate reductase subunit alpha, which codes for MALEREFCKWSFCAKPEVVTIETDLLLVGGGMACTGAAVEAAAWAKATGLKTVLVDKAALDRSGAVAMGLSAINTYVGAENKVDDYVKMVRTDLMGIIREDLVHSMGCHVDQTVHDFQDWGLPIWQKDNEGHTVDGQAARDEGLPLLKDGGKCCRSGRWQCMINGESYKVIVAEAAKNALGMDNIYERVFIVKLLTDKNNSNRVCGAVGFSVREHKTYVFKCKAMIIACGGVVNVFRPRSVGEGQGRAWYPVWNAGSTYAMPAEIGAKMVLMENRFVPARFKDGYGPVGAWFLFFKAQATNAYNEDYMAKNWDRVKAEYPGYADSPGTCLRNHAAMIEMREGRGPIMMHTDKAMQELAKVLSKKELKHLEAEAWEDFLDMSISAASLWASFSMEPDKVPSEIIPSEPYLLGSHAGCAGLWVSGPSKGYLGAPDDWFWGYDRMTTVEGLFTAGDGVGASGHKFSSGSHAEGRMAAKGALAFILDHKDDKLEAAQNIDEVIAEIYLPFEIFEKYKNYSTAPEINPNYLMPKQVQTRLQKLMDEYCAGVTPMYMTNKTMLEEGLKRLTLLKEDATRLAARDLHELMRAWEQYHRILAGEAHLRHILFREESRYPGYYYRSDFLSIDDSKWKVFTISQYDMKTNEWKFETKPYVQLVK
- the sat gene encoding sulfate adenylyltransferase encodes the protein MALVNPHGKEKKLKPLLLTGKALEEDKARAKTLTAVTMNSRETADLIMLGIGGFTPLDGFMNEAEWKGSCSDQMTLPDGVFWPIPITLSTTKGKADSIKIGEEVLLVDKETEEMMGTMKVTEKYTIDKKWECRQVFKTDEMEHPGVQMVMNQEEVNLAGPVKVWSEGPFPRDYKDVYMRPEETRRIFEQKGWSTVAALQLRNPMHRSHEYLAKIAIEVCDGVLIHQLLGKLKPGDIPAEVRVEAINTLAEYYFVKDTVIQAGYPLDMRYAGPREALLHAVFRQNFGCSHLIVGRDHAGVGEYYGPFDAQKIFDTIPPNALELKPLKIDWTFYCHKCDGMASMRTCPHGKEDRLLLSGTMLRKMLSEGLDVPDHFSRPEVLKVLRKYYETLTEKVEIKVHKFATGEETKK
- a CDS encoding TrpB-like pyridoxal phosphate-dependent enzyme, whose product is MADSYRILLGENELPQQWYNVQPDLPRPLPPYLHPATGKPVTPDDMLPIFPMELILQEVSQERWIEIPDEVLDIYRLWRPSPLHRARRLEKLLKTPARIYFKNESVSPAGSHKPNTAVPQAYYNKMAGVTRLATETGAGQWGSALSFACNAFGLGCTVYMVKVSYQQKPYRRSMMQIWGSEVYPSPTDRTDSGRAILAQDPESPGSLGIAISEAVEDAVKHEDTKYALGSVLNHVLVHQSIVGLETKKQLQLAGEKADVLVGCVGGGSNFAGFCFPFVPDKLKGDNIRMVAVEPTSCPTFTKGAYMYDFGDTAGLTPLMLMYTLGHSFVPPGIHAGGLRYHGDAPLLSLLVHEKVIEARAYPQNPVFEAAIAFARTEGIVPAPETAHAIRAGVDEALKCKETGEEKCIVIAFSGHGFLDLAAYDNFIGGNLIDFEYPDSKIQEAIAAIPKFPG